A genomic segment from Methanoplanus limicola DSM 2279 encodes:
- a CDS encoding histidine kinase N-terminal 7TM domain-containing protein: MNSILYLFLIFTSLISILIAYLSASKKHVLGAVPFSVMMVFVSFWSLFYAIEFNFSSYALMMLFNVFPFFAGAFVPCLWLCFVLDYTGRKSCLCLRNLAFLLIIPVLTVAVILTNGYHGLFVNAVYLGVSGFGFISLFFGPWYYVYIFYSYLILSLGFLFLLWTYIPSPRHQRVQISCVMSGGLIPFIWNIIFVTGSAPDDLFDLTPFFFLLAGILIYIGVFRVPLAEVIPEAYKKVFRSMIEGVIVADRNGIIIDINPPAEAVLGIKSKNVVGLRVSDIFAEFSEDMTHDFNRGDVREFIDWVCTAGKKYILVRSAPLEPEEFNSGFILLLRDKTLEFESHKREKDSLVQIEKNLEQLAILNDHIRNPLSVIVGISSLAESPANEEILRQADEIDRIIDELDNHYLKSDKVRRVLKNHYDLDLDD, from the coding sequence TTGAATAGTATACTTTATCTGTTTCTCATATTTACGTCTCTAATCTCAATTCTTATCGCTTACCTCTCGGCGTCCAAAAAGCATGTTCTTGGTGCCGTTCCCTTCTCAGTTATGATGGTCTTTGTATCTTTCTGGTCGTTATTTTATGCCATTGAGTTCAATTTTTCCAGTTATGCACTGATGATGCTCTTCAATGTCTTTCCGTTCTTTGCCGGGGCATTTGTTCCCTGTTTATGGCTCTGTTTTGTCCTTGATTATACCGGCAGGAAGAGCTGTCTGTGTCTTAGAAATCTGGCATTTCTTCTGATAATTCCGGTTCTGACGGTGGCAGTTATTCTGACAAACGGTTACCACGGGCTTTTTGTGAACGCTGTATATCTGGGCGTCAGCGGTTTTGGTTTTATTTCCTTATTTTTTGGGCCATGGTATTACGTCTATATTTTTTATTCTTACCTGATTCTCTCTCTTGGATTCCTGTTCCTCTTATGGACGTATATCCCGTCTCCGCGACATCAGAGGGTACAGATATCCTGTGTGATGTCGGGCGGTCTTATTCCGTTTATCTGGAATATTATATTTGTCACAGGTTCTGCGCCGGATGATCTCTTTGATCTGACACCTTTTTTCTTTCTTTTGGCCGGAATTTTAATCTATATCGGTGTTTTCAGAGTGCCCCTCGCTGAAGTAATCCCTGAGGCCTACAAAAAAGTCTTCAGGAGTATGATTGAGGGTGTCATTGTTGCAGACAGAAACGGAATTATTATCGATATCAATCCCCCGGCGGAAGCTGTTCTTGGGATTAAATCAAAAAATGTGGTCGGTCTGCGAGTCAGCGATATATTTGCAGAGTTCTCTGAGGATATGACTCATGATTTTAACAGGGGTGATGTCAGAGAGTTTATTGACTGGGTCTGTACTGCCGGAAAAAAGTACATCCTCGTCCGGAGTGCACCGCTTGAACCTGAAGAGTTTAATTCCGGATTTATTCTGCTTTTAAGAGATAAAACACTGGAATTTGAGAGCCATAAGAGGGAGAAGGATTCACTTGTCCAGATCGAAAAAAATCTTGAACAGCTGGCAATTTTAAATGATCATATCAGAAATCCTTTATCTGTTATTGTGGGCATTTCATCTCTTGCTGAAAGTCCTGCAAACGAAGAGATTCTCAGGCAGGCAGATGAGATTGACCGGATAATTGATGAACTTGATAACCATTACCTGAAATCTGACAAAGTCAGAAGAGTTCTGAAAAATCATTATGATCTGGACCTTGATGACTGA